The proteins below come from a single Camarhynchus parvulus chromosome 29, STF_HiC, whole genome shotgun sequence genomic window:
- the CCNT1 gene encoding LOW QUALITY PROTEIN: cyclin-T1 (The sequence of the model RefSeq protein was modified relative to this genomic sequence to represent the inferred CDS: deleted 4 bases in 2 codons) — MEASAGGGGAGPGRRWYFSREQLERSPSRRAGLDPDKELSYRQQAANLLQDMGQRLNVSQLTINTAIVYMHRFYMVQSFTQFHRNSVVPAALFLAAKVEEQPRKLEHVIKVAHACLHPQEPLLDTKSEAYLQQAQDLVILESIILQTLGFEITIDHPHTHVVKCTQLVRASKDLAQTSYFMATNSLHLTTFSLQYTPPVVACVCIHLACKWSNWEIPVSTDGKHWWEYVDGTVTLELLDELTHEFLQILEKTPSRLKRIRNWRASQAARKSKPDDHGDDENLSEQTILNMISRNNSSDMNIAGLMSMSTSSTAGAGPALAASADSPGEPSAADPAQADHWHPPAKLDIHRTNEGASGTEHQQQDGGAAYPKQSTKNAPSAKVSLKEYRAKHAEELAAQKRQLENMEANVRSQYAYAAQNLLVQQQREREGQQDSNPSPIVLKIPSTGQENPPGTDKGDKALKMRIPAVAGGGERPIPSKQEDIKMRLKVPAPGDRHSSADESSSGKSREYKEKHKGHSSNHHHHHHNHHSHKHLHAQLGAGPSTAAKRPGDSKHGAQPGAAATPHKGYGPLAPTRKRPLPEEPAMPHEHPPKVGKVSKGPGVPFPYAHLPGAPSPGHSSDLSQPSKARGAHKSDKGPSGANGHNVSQASDYQDTVNMLHSLLSAQGMQPTQPPAFEFHSYELLNPRASSGSRAAANTDKPRPPPLPSEPPPPLPPLPK, encoded by the exons ATGGAGGCctcggcgggcggcggcggcgccgggcccgGGCGGCGCTGGTACTTCAGCCGCGAGCAGCTGGAGCGGAGCCCATCCCGCCGAGCCGGCCTGGACCCCGACAAGGAGCTCTCGTACCGGCAGCAGGCGGCTAACCTGCTGCAGGACATGGGGCAGCGCCTCAACGT ctcccagctcaccATCAACACAGCCATCGTGTACATGCATCGCTTCTACATGGTGCAGTCCTTCACCCAGTTCCACAGGAAT tcaGTGGTGCCAGCGGCGCTTTTCCTGGCAGCCAAGGTGGAGGAGCAGCCTCGGAAGCTGGAGCACGTCATCAAGGTGGCACATGCCTGTCTGCACCCCCAGGAGCCTCTGCTGGACACCAAGAGTGAG GCTTACCTGCAACAAGCCCAAGACCTGGTCATTCTAGAGAGCATAATCCTACAGACCCTGG GGTTTGAGATCACCATTGACCATCCTCACACCCATGTGGTGAAGTGCACCCAGCTTGTCCGAG ccAGCAAGGACTTGGCACAAACTTCCTATTTCATGGCTACAAACAg CCTGCACCTGACCACCTTCAGCCTGCAGTACACCCCTCCCGTTGTGGCCTGCGTCTGTATCCACCTGGCCTGTAAGTGGTCCAACTGGGAGATCCCAGTCTCCACGGACGGGAAGCACTGGTGGGAATACGTTGATGGCACTGTAACTCTGGAGCTCTTAGATG AACTGACTCATGAATTCCTGCAAATCCTTGAGAAGACTCCCAGCCGACTGAAACGGATCCGGAACTGGCGG GCCTCTCAAGCAGCCAGGAAATCCAAACCCGACGACCACGGCGATGATGAGAACCTGTCAGAGCAGACAATCCTCAACATGATCTCCAGGAACAACAGCTCGGACATGAACATCGCCGGCCTCATGAGCATGTCCACATCGTCCacggccggagcggggccggcgctCGCGGCCTCGGCCGATTCCCCCGGGGAGCCGAGCGCCGCCGACCCGGCCCAGGCGGATCATTGGCACCCGCCGGCCAAGCTGGACATCCACAGGACTAACGAGGGCGCATCAGGCACcgagcaccagcagcaggatggtGGTGCTGCCTACCCCAAGCAGAGCACCAAGAACGCACCCTCAGCCAAGGTGTCCCTCAAGGAATACCGGGCCAAGCACGCCGAGGAATTGGCGGCGCAGAAGCGGCAGCTGGAAAATATGGAGGCGAACGTGCGCTCCCAATACGCCTACGCCGCACAAAACctcctggtgcagcagcagagggagagagaagggcagcaggacagcaacCCCTCCCCAATCGTCCTGAAAATCCCCAGCACGGGACAGGAGAACCCGCCCGGCACCGACAAGGGTGACAAAGCTCTCAAGATGAGGATCCCGGCGGTGGCGGGAGGCGGGGAGAGGCCGATCCCCTCCAAGCAGGAGGATATCAAGATGCGGCTCAAGGTGCCGGCTCCCGGagacagacacagctctgctgatgaGAGCAGCAGCGGGAAGAGCAGGGAGTACAAAGAGAAGCACAAGGGCCACTCATccaaccaccaccaccaccaccacaaccACCACTCGCACAAACACTTGCACGCCCAGCTCGGCGCCGGCCCCAGCACCGCGGCCAAACGCCCGGGGGACTCCAAACACGGCGCCCAACCCGGCGCTGCCGCCACCCCCCACAAGGGCTACGGGCCTCTGGCCCCCACCCGCAAAAGACCCCTGCCCGAGGAG CCGGCCATGCCCCACGAGCACCCGCCCAAGGTGGGCAAAGTCTCCAAAGGGCCCGGAGTGCCGTTCCCGTACGCTCACCTCCCCGGGGCT CCATCTCCCGGGCACAGCTCGGATTTATCGCAGCCCAGCAAAGCTCGGGGAGCTCACAAATCGGACAAGGGGCCTTCGGGGGCCAACGGGCACAACGTCAGCCAGGCCAGTGACTATCAGGACACGGTGAACATGCTGCACTCGCTGCTGAGCGCTCAGGGCATGCAGCCCACCCAGCCGCCAGCATTCGAATTCCACTCGTACGAGCTCCTGAACCCCCGGGCTTCCAGCGGCTCCAGAGCTGCCGCCAACACGGACAAGCCCCGACCGCCCCCTCTGCCCTCGGAACCGCCCCCTCCgctgcctcccctccccaaataa